A window of the Electrophorus electricus isolate fEleEle1 chromosome 11, fEleEle1.pri, whole genome shotgun sequence genome harbors these coding sequences:
- the atoh7 gene encoding protein atonal homolog 7 yields MKPARPSCVDSVSKCDARDVEKFESVARRRMAANARERKRMQGLNTAFDQLRKVVPQWSQDKKLSKYETLQMALSYIMALNHILTDSSRQSTPHRQWLDLHFDSLQADSYPCIVRYISPIENECMISSYQYEDFQVSS; encoded by the coding sequence ATGAAGCCTGCCAGACCGAGCTGTGTGGATTCAGTCTCCAAGTGTGATGCCAGAGATGTGGAGAAATTTGAGAGTGTGGCACGGCGGAGAATGGCTGCCAATGCCcgtgagaggaagaggatgcagGGCCTGAACACAGCATTTGACCAACTGCGCAAAGTGGTTCCTCAGTGGAGTCAGGACAAGAAGCTGTCAAAATATGAAACCTTGCAAATGGCACTGAGCTACATCATGGCCCTCAACCACATCCTGACtgacagcagcagacagagcacCCCTCACAGACAGTGGCTGGATCTGCACTTTGACAGCTTGCAGGCAGACAGCTACCCTTGCATTGTGAGGTACATCTCACCTATTGAAAATGAGTGCATGATCAGTTCCTACCAGTATGAGGACTTCCAAGTCTCTTCTTAG